TATGATTACAGAAAAAAATAACTTGAAGTAGAAATTATTATATGGCCCTCTAATAATGGTTTTAAAAGTGCATTTTAATCTAGAAATGGACTGTTTTGACATGCAAAATGatattaattaaagttaaaatacaaaaaaaaattaaaaaaaccttAATTTTCTTGTTGAAGTTTCTTTGTGTTTTCTTGCTTCTGTATCGTtcaattctttctttcttctccTCAGGACTGTATTTGGTAGCTCTGCTCATACTCTCTATTATCATACTACTCTCACTTGATAATGGAGACTCGGCCTTGTGCCCATGCTGATGCTGATGCTGATGCTGTATCACAACAAaccaacaaaatcaaaattcctttctacattttttattacaaaaagagaAGAAAGATTCCAATAGATTCGTATTGGAATATTCCATTGttttttttaggttttaaattttcattttaatgtaaCATGTTAATGTAAAATTAGTCTCTTGCTTATTGACAAAATTTAGGCTTATTTAGTTTGATTACTTCATGTCTCATATTAAAACCACGTAGCGACGCATTAACCGAAACTAATAACACGACCAACGTGGTGCTGATATAGCGCCACGTGTTCTTATTATGTAACAAATTACGCCGTTATCATGAAAGTTCTTGGGTTGTATGAtataaaaaaagtatgaaaGACACCTTATAATTTCATaatacaaaaaatatgaaaaactaGCTATAGAAATTCAGTACGGTGGTAAATTCATATTGACACAAAGAAATTCTACAAAAAAAGTCGGTTCGATTAATATtattatgtaaattaaaaactaatttacAAAAAGGACCACGATGGACGAGAGAAGAAAATTCAGAGACTATTAGCGCAAATTAGCGGGTAGATTAATATGGCAAATTTCCTGCATGAATAAAATTCATAGGGTAAAATGACCAAATTACCTGCAAATCACCAGTACTAAAAACCCTTCTAACAGGGCTACTATCCAAATCAAGAAAATCAGAGGCAAAATGACAATGGTGGTTATGGTAGCCATTTCTTTGAAGAGAATGGCTGCTAATACTTCTCTGCATCAAATTTGTTCCGCAGCTAGCGAGTGAACTCGGTGAGCCGTAGCTACTACTCGTCGTAGTCGTAGTGCTACTACCCACCTCGAACCCTCCGGCTAGCTGGTCGGGAATGGTTAAGTAACCTGTAGGCGGGAATTGATGAAAGGATGGCGATGGCATGGCGGCGCCACCGTCAGGAGACGACGGTGGATGGTGGCCGTTAAGCATGTAGTCAGCGCGTGGAAATGTGCTGCTGCTGTTGTAACCGTACATGGCGCGTGGTGATAGTAGCTAGCGAGGGATTAAAAGGAGAGGGAAAATGTGTTAGTGTCAGTGAGGTTTGGAGTGacacatatatatattgaaGGTTCCAAAGGAGAAGGAATGAAGGTGGATGCATGCTGACGTGGAATCTGACGTCATTGTTTTAGAGGGCGTTGACTTTCTCTATTTTCATTCTTCTATTTTTCTGCATAGATTCTCCTTGTTTTTaagattttcttaattttattttatatttttaatgttaattttagttttattaagtACGTGCTCTTAAAAGAGAATGATGCAAATTTtcccttttatattttttatttattttaagaaaattaatgaCAAAACCCTAAAATACTAGTAGTAGACGAACATTACAGGCCACCACACACACTTTACAGTTGATTCCGTTTTAAAAAACAAGCTTATACGTACGCTTTAATTACTCAAGAACGCCCTGATGCTCATGGATCTAAAGCTGAATTCCACATTCGGATCATTAGAAAATGAGCCAAGAATTCATAATGGTACTTTCAAAGACCCGGTTATATTCTTTTACCACTATGTTATGCATAATATAGAATTGCTAGATTCCATGTTTTATAATTGCATGTTTAACTGATTTCTAGTTTTGCCATAAACTGTCACAATTGCCATAACTGTCAACTTTGATGTTCTTGCCATGATTGTCATGCAAATTGATGAGAAACATGTTATTTTTTTACCATAAACGTGTTCTTGCTTAAATTACCATGATTGCATACCAAAAACATGTTTTTCAGCTGATTTAGTGTGTTCTATCAACTGTATATCAATTCAAGTACATACGaattagttttttttcctttttcgtTTTAATGCGTTATTGAGTGTTTTGCacaaaaaaccaatccaaatgacGAACTTCCATCCTCCCTCGCACTGGCGCCGCCGCCACTCACTTTGGCGTCGTGGTGTCCCCTGTTCGTCGATCTAGAATCACTCCCAAATCTTCCAAACTTTGATCTAGACTTGTTTTTGCGTTTCCGGGTTCGTTTGAACTCGGAATTGGGCCCTGTTTAAGCTCACATTTATGTAATTAGTTGCTGAATCTTAATATATGTTGTAATGGGCCAGTCCCAATTTATTTCGAGTCTCGAAACCCACACTTGTAATCTTCCTAGTCAACCGGACCCTGAAGCCTATATCTGACGAAACCAACAACTTCTAGACGCGATTCTGAGTTCGTCTAAACTCAGAATCGATCCCAATTTAAGGATTTTTATCTAATTAGCTTGATTAACAGAGTCTTTAAACTTCTTTTGAAGGTGTTAGCAGACCGTCTTTTGCCTATTCTTCATGCTATTAACTTAGTTAATCAGTTTGAGTTTATTAAAGGAAGAAAACTTTATGATTATCATATAATTGTATAAGATTTTATGCTTTGCATATCAATAAGCTTTCGGAAAACCAAACATACTCTCTTACTTATTGCTTCTTTGAAGAAGAAAATTTATTCACTCTTTATGAATTGTGAAGATGATAGACAGGTCATGATGGTTTCAATTatgttttttagaaattttttttgGTCTACTCTGAAACAAgattttttggatttgatttccATTTTCCAACAAACTGTTGTTTTTCCTTCCAGCCTTAACATTGTATTTATCGTTATTCTGAAGCTTATAGGGGCTCGATACATTAAGAACTTTCgtccaattaatttaattaacattGTTGATAAATTTCGTCTGAAGGTGTTGGCAGACTGTCTTTTGCTTATTCTTCCTACTATTATCTCAGATAATCAGTTTGGATTTATTATATGAAGAAAAATTTATGATTATCACATAATTGCATCCGACCTTATTCATTTGAAAAATTGTTGGAAGGATCAATTATTCCTTATCTAGCTTGATTTTAAGaaatctttaatttaatttcttgggattttatttgaaaatacttTAGCTTAggaattttaataaaacttgGATCAAGTAGATTCATCTTTTCTCAACTCCTCTTAACTTTCGGTTATGATTGATGGTAATCCTTCTTAGAATTG
This region of Mercurialis annua linkage group LG1-X, ddMerAnnu1.2, whole genome shotgun sequence genomic DNA includes:
- the LOC126681588 gene encoding uncharacterized protein LOC126681588 isoform X1; amino-acid sequence: MYGYNSSSTFPRADYMLNGHHPPSSPDGGAAMPSPSFHQFPPTGYLTIPDQLAGGFEVGSSTTTTTSSSYGSPSSLASCGTNLMQRSISSHSLQRNGYHNHHCHFASDFLDLDSSPVRRVFSTGDLQHQHQHQHGHKAESPLSSESSMIIESMSRATKYSPEEKKERIERYRSKKTQRNFNKKIKYACRKTLADSRPRIRGRFARNDEIEKNPQCQWSNNASGEEDEDYDDNWIDFLDAFSANSIP
- the LOC126681588 gene encoding two-component response regulator-like APRR9 isoform X3 — encoded protein: MYGYNSSSTFPRADYMLNGHHPPSSPDGGAAMPSPSFHQFPPTGYLTIPDQLAGGFEVGSSTTTTTSSSYGSPSSLASCGTNLMQRSISSHSLQRNGYHNHHCHFASDFLDLDSSPVRRVFSTGDLQHQHGHKAESPLSSESSMIIESMSRATKYSPEEKKERIERYRSKKTQRNFNKKIKYACRKTLADSRPRIRGRFARNDEIEKNPQCQWSNNASGEEDEDYDDNWIDFLDAFSANSIP
- the LOC126681588 gene encoding two-component response regulator-like APRR9 isoform X2, translating into MYGYNSSSTFPRADYMLNGHHPPSSPDGGAAMPSPSFHQFPPTGYLTIPDQLAGGFEVGSSTTTTTSSSYGSPSSLASCGTNLMQRSISSHSLQRNGYHNHHCHFASDFLDLDSSPVRRVFSTGDLQHQHQHGHKAESPLSSESSMIIESMSRATKYSPEEKKERIERYRSKKTQRNFNKKIKYACRKTLADSRPRIRGRFARNDEIEKNPQCQWSNNASGEEDEDYDDNWIDFLDAFSANSIP